The Hallerella porci genome includes the window TCGGCGGACAACAGCAGCATGTGACGATTACCGTCGGCGTTGCAGAATACGATGAGCGCTTAGGAATGGATCACAGCATCAACTTGGCGGATAAGGCGCTTTACAGTGGAAAGCAAACCGGCCGCAATAAAGTCGTCGTTTTCCATCCCGAAGATATTTCTGAAGAAGATATTAAGGCGGCGCAAGAAGAACTCAAATATGCGAAAAGCAATGAAACGCATCCGCAATAATTTCTGCGATTGGTAAAATTCTCTGCTTTTTGAAAAATCAATTTCCCCACCCGCGTCGCGGGTGGGGTTGCTGTTTATAGTCTGCGATAAAATAAAATGATCAGCGGCAAAAGTAACTTGGCAAATATAAAAAGCAAATTTCTTGCGAGGATAGATTTAAAATTGTTGAGATGAAACGGAAAATTTTTAGAAATAAAATCAAGAAATTTTGAAATCAAACTGCGACATTTTTTGAAAATGAAGTCGTAAAAAATCGCGGTCGTGAAATGGCAAATGCAGAAAAATTCAAATCGCAATAGCGCAGACATTTACAGCAAAAGCGCGCTCGAAGAGCGCGCTTTTCCATTTTACTTGGCGAATAATTTTCTTATTCTTCCATTTCGTCTTCGGCAGTTTCCGGTTCCAAAGCTTTTGCTTTGCCGAGAAGAGCGTTGACGTTAATGCCTTGTAATTTATTTGCTTTATCAAATGCGGCGACGATGTAATAATCGCTGTTCCACGAAACCGTGCGCAATTTGCCGTTTCCATCGGGTGTGCCCGAGACTTTGCTCGAAAAGACCGAAGCATTTACCATGCGCTTTTCAATCGTCGCAAATTCCTTCGATGTTTTCGCTTGCTGATTTGCGGTGCACGCTAAATTCCAAAGAATTGCATTATTTTCAATCACCGAATTTTGACCATCGACGATATTCACCGCGTTCTTATAATAGGCTTCTGTTTTCTTTTGATAAGCTTCCGAAGCCTGCGAAACATAAGCGCCCTTTTGCATAAAGAGAAGTCCGAAAATCGCAAGATTGAGCGCGAGAGAAGCGATCATAATATATTTGAGTTTCATAAATCCTCCTTACTGAGCCTGGAAATTAAAGGGAGCCGGCTTGGAAACCGAGAATGTTGCTGCGGGAGAAATCGAAGCGAGCGCTTTATAATCGACGCTTACAAATTTTCCGTTTTTGAAGGTGAACTTCACTGCGCAATCGGCGCCGCACGATAAAGTCGTTTCGTTGCCCGTTGTTTGCGGATTCAAAAGCTTGTCGGCATCGAGTTCGGCGACGCGGGCATTAAATGCAGCCTGCGACAAATTCTGCGCAGTCGTTTCGAAAATAATTTGCCAAAGGGCGTTTCCTGTTTTGATGAAGGTATTTTGCGCATTGACAACGCTCGCCACTTGATCGGTGTATGTTTTGGTTGAAACTTTGTAGGCTTCTTGCGCTTGGTCTTTGTAACCGTTTTTGAGCACAAGCATAATGACAATCAAAGCGATGTTGACAGCAACTGAAACTGCCAGAATGAGTTTCATCTTCTTTGGATCCATACGAAATAATTCTCCTAAATGTGGGAATGATAGCTATAATGTATATTTTCACGAAAAGAGAAAGGGTAAAAAAATGCAAAAAAATCTCTCGGAAGCGGTTTTTGAAAACCTGAAAGAACTTCTCAAAGCGAAAAACGCCGCCCACGAGTCGATGTTTAAATTCAGTTGGAAAAAATTGTGGCCGTTTAACCTCATTTGGCCGCAGGTCGATTACATTCGCATTCAGCGTTTTATGGGCGAAGTGAAAGAACAAGCGCTTTCCCAGAAAAAATTTATTCAAAGCAATCGCGGACAAGCGACTTCCGATGAAATAGAGTTTTTAAATGCAGTCCCCGCTTACGTCGAAGCGTTAGCCGTTTCTTGTGAAAAATTAGCGCGCGTCGCCGAATTTAAACAAGGCATTTTGGAAAAAACGCAGAAACGCGATGTTTTTGCGTTTAACAATATCCTCAAAGATTACGAAACCGCACAAGCAGAGCTCACGCGCGCGGGCGCATTCGTGCAAGTGGCTTGGGGAAAACTCAATTTGAAAAACGCTGCAGAAAAATCCGAAGCAAATTCCAACGCCAGCGCAGCCGATTAAAAAAATTCGCTTTTTTATGATTCAATAAATCGGTTGCAGTTTCTGCATGGCGACGATAACAAAGCAACGGTTCGTTTACAAAGCGGACCTTTTTTGATTTTTCAGCGATGAGTCCGAGCCATTGATCGTGCATTGGAAGCGACTTGGGGAAGGGAAGTGCTCGAAGAAGCAGCTCGCGGCGAAATGCTATACAGCAGCCGGTGAAACTATTTCGCAGCCAATTTTTGAAAATACCATGAACGGGTTTTCGCTTTTCAAAAATCGTTGTTCCGCATTTCCAATTTCCATTTTTTTCTTGCGTGTAAAAATAGGCATTGTGCAGAACGAGAATGGAATCTTGCAACTCTTGCTTGCAAACGGAAACTTTTTGCGGAAGCCATACATCGTCTTGGTCCGCTAAGAAAATCAAATCGCCTTTGGCTTGAAGAAGTGCGCGTTCTAAATTGTAAATCGGTCCGAGATGCGATTCGCATTGAATCAAATGAATTCGCGCATCCGAAAAATTTTGAATGAGAGAAATAGTCGCATCGGTAGAACCATCGTCTGCGATGATGACTTCGTCGGTTGCAGCAAGTTGCGAAAGAATACTTTCGAGTTGTTCCCGAAGAAATTTTTCGCCTTGAAATGTAATCATGCAAACCGAAATCATTTTAATACTTTAAGAAAATTCGCGGGATGAAAAGTTTTGGAAAATGCATCCAAAATGTTTTTGTGCAAGTGGCGAGTTGCGGCAATTTTCGGAGAGCTTCTCGTTTTTGATTGTAAGCGAGAGAAGAAAACCATCGCGTTTTCCAAAGGGCAACGGCTTGCGAATAAGCGGGATGATTTTTATACTTTTCAATGACCGCGAGAATTTGTTTGTAAATGAAATTCAAATTGCGATGCATTGAAGTTTCAAGAATACGATAATAGCAGCAAACCGTGCGAAGCACAGGAATTTTTCCGTAACGATATGAAAGGGCAAGCCAAGCAGGAAAATCTTCGAAACGAAAATTTTCATCGTAATTTCCGACGGCGGCAAATTTTTCTTTGACTATCATTTCGGTGGCGCCGTGCAATTCTGCTTTTCCCAAAAGAATTTCTTCAAAAGTCGCTTCTTGCGTTTTGGCGTAACGCAGATCAACTGTATCTTCTAAATTTCCATCGCTGCGTAAATTTTTTACTTGCCCTGCGCATGCTGCGAATTCCGGATGCGTTTCTAAAAATTGACTTTGCGCAGCTAAACGTCCTGGCGCCATCACATCGTCCGAAGCAAATGTGCAAAAATATTTTCCATGGGCGAGAGTGAGCATTTCGTTTAAGGTTTGCACTAGTCCGCGATTTTCGCGATGCTTATAATAAAAGCCGAATTCGTGCGAAAGGCGTTCTAAAATTTGCGGAGAATTATCGGTGCTGCCATCATCGATTACAATCAATTCAAAGGCGACACCGGATTGCGAAAGAATAGAGCGCACCGCGGCTTCGACAAATGGCGCGTGATTATAACTCGCAAGAAGAACAGAAACTAAAGGTTCTTCCACGAAAGCCTCCGTGTGAGAATGAAAAGCGAAATAAAGCAAATCGCATTTTCAATGGCGTAAGCGTAAAAGGGCGCTTGATATTTCCACGCAGCCGCGCCAAAAATGGTGAGCAATGTGAAGAATAAATCCGAAGCGATTTCAACCGAAATAAAGGCGACCGTTTCTTTCCGCGCGACAAGCGCTAAACCCAAACACCAACAGCCCGATTTGAAAAAATCGCCTACAAGTTGAATCGGCAAAAGCGAAGAAAGCGGTAAAAATTTTTCGGAAAGCGCAAAGAGAATTAAATAATCGCGGACAAAAAACAGGAAACCAAAAAGCACAAAAGCGAGAATCATCACGCGGAGAAGTAATGCGGACAATGTTTTTTGAAATTCAATTTTTGAAGTCGCAGCCGATAAACGCGGAAGCAAAACTACGCCGAGAACCGATGAAAATCCGACGTTGAAAAAATCTGAAATGCGAAGCGCACCTTGCCAAAATCCTGCGGCGTCCCAACCGAAATGATTGCCGATATACGATCGCATAAACATGTAAAGTGCGGGCGTTAAAATCATCGGAATAATTCCCATGACCGCATAACCTTTCCACGGACGAAATTCAGCGCGCAATTTTGCATAGAAACGACGATAACGAAAACCGCCGCGATGCGCAACGAAAAATGCAAAGAAAGATGAAACGATGGACTGCGTCGCAATCGCAGAAAGAATTGACATCGCATGAAAATGAATAAATAAAATGACCCAAAGGCAATTCAAAATGGAAGAGCCCGCAGTAATGATCGCCCAGCGTTTATAATCCGAAAGTCCATTCATGACCGCGGAACAAATCGCAATGACCGAGAGTGAAATGACTCCGGGAACAGCGAAGAGAATTGCGGCTTGCATATAACGCGGCGGAATGCCGGGGAATAAAGTTTGCAGCGGAGCGATAAACGCAAAGAGAACAAAGAAAATCGCAGTTCCAATGGAGGCGTAAACCGAAATGCGAAAACCGCCGCGCCAAATGGGTCCTAATTTATCTTCTTCATTTTTATGGCGAGCGGTTAAACTGACCCAGCCATTTTGCAAAGCGAGAGACGAAGTTCCTTGGCCTAAATTGATGAGATTTTGCAACTGCCCTGCGATTGCAAATCCCACGGGTCCCATGACCATCGCTAAAAATTTATTGGTGATAAATGCGCAAGCGATGCGAATCGCAGTGGCGATTCCCGAGCCTGCTGATTGTTTCCAAAATCCATTCATTTTCATAATGTGTACTCGTAAATATCAAAGGCGACGCCACGTCCTGCGTACATTTCTTTTTTGTGCGCAAGCCCTTCGTTTAGAACGCGGCCTTGTTCTTCGTTCGAAGTTCCCCAATCAAACCAACGCATTTCGGAAAATTGCGAAAGTAAATTCAGCATTAAAAAATCCATCGCAAAAAGAGAACGACCTTTTTCGGAACTCGCCAAATATTGCGTATGCGCAACTTGCTTGGAAATGTAAACGATTCCGCCGGCGAGAAGTTCTGCGTTTTTCGTAACGGTAAATAATCGAATATTTTCGGGAAAGCGCGAGGCGAGCAAATTCAATTCGGCTTTGGAATGCACCGGATGCGCCGTGTGTCTTTCGGCAAGGCAAGCGTCGAGTAAATCCCAAAATGCAGAAAAATTTTTTGACTCCGAAAAAACAAGTCCTTCGCGTTCACAACGGCTTTGATAATATCTTTTTTTTGCGGGCGGTTTCGAAATTTTCGGTTCTAATGCGCTTGAAATAAGTCGCGCTTTTAACGTTGCATTTTTTCGGAAAAGCCAATATAAATCTTCTTGCGAAGGGCGCTCGGCAAAAATCCACGGCAGCGGTTTGTAGATGACTTTTTGCACATTCAATTTGCGCAATTCTTCATCGAGAAGAGAAAAAAGAATTTCAAATTCAGCGACGCTTACTTCGTCATCGACGACAAATCCGCCGAAAGTAAGTCCTGCGTGTGAACTGAAAATTCCTTCTTTTGAAATTGTCCCCGGAATGACGGCGCAAATTTTTTGCTTTTGAAAAAAGAGAAAAGATGCATCGGGAAAACGGTCGGCGTGATAATCCATGTAACCGCGATGAAAAAGAAAATTTCCGTTTCGCGCTTGACGAATAAATGCATTCCAAATTTCTGCATCGGCTGCTGTATAACGGCGAATGGAAATCGGATATTTTTCAACCATGTACTTCTCCGATGATTTTTGCGGGAACGCCGCCGAGGATAACGCCTGCGGGGAATTTTCCTGCGACAACGGCGCCCGCTGCGACAACAGAATGTTCTGCAATTTCGGAACCTTTTAAAATCATCACGTTATCGCCGATCCAAACATCTTCCGCAATTTTTACGGCTGCGCGTTTTGGCATTGCAGATAAACGCACTTCGGGTGCTGTCGAATGAAAATCGGAATCGTAAATTTTTACACCGTTACCGATGAGAGTATTTTTACCGATGAAAATTCCGGGACCTTCGGCGATGGCGACGAAACGATTTCCGACCCAAACATTTTCTGCAATTTCGATTTTTGCATTTTCATTTCGCGGATTGAAAAATGCATACGAATTCCAAAAGTCTGCATCATTTTCAACGCCGACATGAACATTTTTTGCAAAGGAAATTTTGCCCGCGCCTTGCGCTAAAAGGGGCGAAGAATTTATCGGTTTTCCGCTGACGTGAGCGTCCGACAAAATGCGGTAAAATGCTCGGCGAAAAATCATCGCCGCTTTGCGCAAAATTTTACGGACGATACGCATTCACCGCCTCGATGATTTGTGAAATTTCGTTTTCGGTTAACTGCGGATAAAGCGGCAAACTGAGTTCTGTCTCCGCGATATTTTCTGCAATCGGAAACGAGAGCGCATTCCATTCGGCGTAAGCTTTTTGCTTGTGCGGTGGAATTGGATAGTGCACCAAAGTTCCAATGCCGCGGAGTTTTAAATGTTCTTGCAAAGCTTCGCGATTTTTTGTGCGAATCGCAAAAATGTGCCACACATGTTCGCCCGCATTTCCTGCATCCGGAAGTTGAATTGCTTCGTTTTGAATTTCTTGCAGATAACGTTTTGCAATTTTTTGACGGCGCAAATTTTCGGCATCTAAATGTGGTAATTTTTTGGCGAGAATTGCCGCTTGCAATTCGTCTAACCGCGAATTCATTCCGCGAAATGCGTTGACATATTTTTGTTCGCTGCCGTAATTGGCGAGTGCGCGAATTGTCTTCGCTAAATTTTCGTCCGAAGTCGTGACGGCGCCAGCGTCGCCGAGTGCGCCTAAATTTTTCCCCGGATAAAAACTAAAACCTGCGGCATCACCGAAAGCGCCTGCGCGAATTTCATCTTGCTTTGCGCCGTGACCTTGAGCCGCATCTTCAATCAAAAGCAGATGATTTTCTTTGGCAAATTTGGCAAGTTCTTTTCCCGGAATGACGCGGCCGTATAAATGCACTGCGAGAATGGCTTTCGCTTCGGGATTTTTAGCAAATGCTTCTTGAATATTTTTCAAAGAAATGTTAAAAGTTTTTTCGTCGGGTTCCACTAAAATCGGTTTTAATCCCGCTTCGTTAATCGCCAAAATCGAAGCGAT containing:
- a CDS encoding GNAT family N-acetyltransferase, producing the protein MVEKYPISIRRYTAADAEIWNAFIRQARNGNFLFHRGYMDYHADRFPDASFLFFQKQKICAVIPGTISKEGIFSSHAGLTFGGFVVDDEVSVAEFEILFSLLDEELRKLNVQKVIYKPLPWIFAERPSQEDLYWLFRKNATLKARLISSALEPKISKPPAKKRYYQSRCEREGLVFSESKNFSAFWDLLDACLAERHTAHPVHSKAELNLLASRFPENIRLFTVTKNAELLAGGIVYISKQVAHTQYLASSEKGRSLFAMDFLMLNLLSQFSEMRWFDWGTSNEEQGRVLNEGLAHKKEMYAGRGVAFDIYEYTL
- a CDS encoding DegT/DnrJ/EryC1/StrS family aminotransferase, whose protein sequence is MIPYLDLKRVTEFFHEEISEATQRVIESGWYIRGKECENFEMQFAKFCGTKFCVGVGNGLEALTLIFRALILLKKLNVGDAVFVPSNTYIASILAINEAGLKPILVEPDEKTFNISLKNIQEAFAKNPEAKAILAVHLYGRVIPGKELAKFAKENHLLLIEDAAQGHGAKQDEIRAGAFGDAAGFSFYPGKNLGALGDAGAVTTSDENLAKTIRALANYGSEQKYVNAFRGMNSRLDELQAAILAKKLPHLDAENLRRQKIAKRYLQEIQNEAIQLPDAGNAGEHVWHIFAIRTKNREALQEHLKLRGIGTLVHYPIPPHKQKAYAEWNALSFPIAENIAETELSLPLYPQLTENEISQIIEAVNAYRP
- a CDS encoding glycosyltransferase; the encoded protein is MISVCMITFQGEKFLREQLESILSQLAATDEVIIADDGSTDATISLIQNFSDARIHLIQCESHLGPIYNLERALLQAKGDLIFLADQDDVWLPQKVSVCKQELQDSILVLHNAYFYTQEKNGNWKCGTTIFEKRKPVHGIFKNWLRNSFTGCCIAFRRELLLRALPFPKSLPMHDQWLGLIAEKSKKVRFVNEPLLCYRRHAETATDLLNHKKANFFNRLRWRWNLLRIFLQRFSN
- a CDS encoding glycosyltransferase family 2 protein — its product is MEEPLVSVLLASYNHAPFVEAAVRSILSQSGVAFELIVIDDGSTDNSPQILERLSHEFGFYYKHRENRGLVQTLNEMLTLAHGKYFCTFASDDVMAPGRLAAQSQFLETHPEFAACAGQVKNLRSDGNLEDTVDLRYAKTQEATFEEILLGKAELHGATEMIVKEKFAAVGNYDENFRFEDFPAWLALSYRYGKIPVLRTVCCYYRILETSMHRNLNFIYKQILAVIEKYKNHPAYSQAVALWKTRWFSSLAYNQKREALRKLPQLATCTKTFWMHFPKLFIPRIFLKY
- a CDS encoding O-antigen translocase, with the protein product MKMNGFWKQSAGSGIATAIRIACAFITNKFLAMVMGPVGFAIAGQLQNLINLGQGTSSLALQNGWVSLTARHKNEEDKLGPIWRGGFRISVYASIGTAIFFVLFAFIAPLQTLFPGIPPRYMQAAILFAVPGVISLSVIAICSAVMNGLSDYKRWAIITAGSSILNCLWVILFIHFHAMSILSAIATQSIVSSFFAFFVAHRGGFRYRRFYAKLRAEFRPWKGYAVMGIIPMILTPALYMFMRSYIGNHFGWDAAGFWQGALRISDFFNVGFSSVLGVVLLPRLSAATSKIEFQKTLSALLLRVMILAFVLFGFLFFVRDYLILFALSEKFLPLSSLLPIQLVGDFFKSGCWCLGLALVARKETVAFISVEIASDLFFTLLTIFGAAAWKYQAPFYAYAIENAICFISLFILTRRLSWKNL
- a CDS encoding acyltransferase, with the translated sequence MRIVRKILRKAAMIFRRAFYRILSDAHVSGKPINSSPLLAQGAGKISFAKNVHVGVENDADFWNSYAFFNPRNENAKIEIAENVWVGNRFVAIAEGPGIFIGKNTLIGNGVKIYDSDFHSTAPEVRLSAMPKRAAVKIAEDVWIGDNVMILKGSEIAEHSVVAAGAVVAGKFPAGVILGGVPAKIIGEVHG